The following nucleotide sequence is from Choristoneura fumiferana chromosome 22, NRCan_CFum_1, whole genome shotgun sequence.
CAGGCTAATCGACCATCAGCTTTATTGATTTCTTTTCTGATGgagaaactttaaaaaaatgttaaagcaAATACTTGGTTGACTATAATTTACACAATAGTGAAGTAAAAATACCGGccgtgcgagtcggacttgcgcacgaagggttccgtcccattatctatacaacattagacatagcaaaaaaaacggcaaaaaatcaagtttgttgtaagtatgggagcccccctttgtatatttattttattttaatttaattatttatttctaaagtgCCTGCCTGCTTAagtatacaactaaatattatgTGAATATTCCAAGCGTCTACCTTTAGCCGTTATTAATATGAAGCAAAAAACGACAAAGAACACAGTTTGTTGAATGagagccccttaaatattttatttattttactctatTTTTCGTAGGTGATTAATTTAGTTGTTATACTGGCCACAgaatacttcttcttcttcttccgcTGGCGCTACAACCCTCTGTGGGTCTTGGCCTCCTCCACAATTTTCCTCCAGTTGTCACGGTGCCTGGCAACCTTCTTCCAGCTGGTAAACTTTCCCATCCTCATGAGATCTTCTTCCACACAGTCACTCCAACGCTTTTTAGGCCTGCCTCTCGGTCTCTTTTGTTGCGGCGTCCACTTTGTTATTACTTACATATACATAATCTGTCTataactattacggctcaagagatagagcactgtgacagacggacagacagacagacagcggattctcggtaatagggttccgttggcacccttggTAGTCCGTAGTCTAGTTacattatcctactaatattataaatgtgaaagtttgtgaagattgTGTGaaggtttggatgtttgaatgtctgttactcaatcacgtttaaaccgctgaaccgatttaaatgaaattcggtataccgaTAGCTTGAGTACCGGAgaaggacacaggatagtttttaatccTGGAAAATGgtatagttcctgcgggatagcgataaacaaatactacgcgaacggagtcgcgggcaacagctagtaaaaaatatgtcgatttttttctgttaatctATTTGAAGGACTAAattagaattttaatttaaataattttctgaTCAAACTACAAATAGTGCCCGAAGGTCAAGAATTCCTTTCGTGGGGGAGGCGGTCGATCTTAATCTGACCTAATCTAAATgcaatttaaatataaacagaaatagaaatattaattCGCTTATTCgcaaaaacacaattaaaacacaaataataaaaaataaaaacaaaaacactttcGCACGTAAATCCCGAAAACCCCGAAGGAACAAGTCTgagtttgaacctacgatcctctacttgagaacCATTGCCATATTTGCCATAGGTCAACTAGAGTACCACAGGCTTCGTTGTCAAATTGCCAACTCCAAAACAATTGTACAATACATTAAACGTTTGTTACCTTCGCTTTTTTAGGTTAAGCCATTAAGATTTTCCACGGTTCGTCGGCGATAGGGCGTCAAGTCGTGCACGAACTGACCTTTGCTttgtgataataaaataaagcaaactgtttacaaaataaatcgtGGGTCAAAGTAGCGTATTAAACTTGACTATTATGTAGTTAGGTTTCCAGCCGTGGTGTTGTTAGGTTAAAGTGCCTTGCGTTTATCGAAAAATGTCGTCTGAAGTCCACAAATCCTCACCAACTACGCTGGTCTGTCTGGTTGTCAATCAATTATAATGAGTCTAATGAAAGAAACTTTTCCTCTTTCGCAGATACACAAACATGTTGCCAAGGAAAAGAAGCAGGAGTCTAATGACGCTGGCGCTGATGGTGCTCATCCAGTCTTCAGAACAGCATGGATCGGGAGCACCGCCTGGGGTAAGAGATCTTAGGGATAGGGTCTACATCCAGTCAGTGTCACAGTGACAACATCTTGAATCAAAATGCCGGAACCTAAGGCCGGAACTGTGTTAAGTCGAGCTAACACAACTAACTCTACCCTGTGTTGAAATATTCCGAGCTTagtggatatttatttatggaaaTTCCAATGGGAATTTATTGAAATACCAGACACTCGATTCAACTGCCACGTATTTAATGGTTCACGCAAGCGAAACCACGGGTTAAAAGGTAAAAACTAGTTAAGttataaatgttaatttttctTCCACAGTCTTGTCTCGACCAGCTCCCCCGGCATCCTGAGATCATGCCCCAGACCACAGTTCCCCCGTACTTGGTGGTGCCGTCGACATCCCTGGTCCGCCAGGGGGACACGATCAAAGTGACCATCGGCAGCCAAGTTGGGGCTCCCGTGCCCATTGGGGGCTTCATTCTACAGGCTAGAGAAGTGCAGGTGAGtgaatgaaatgatttattgaatgAATTAATCTAGcgttttgcggaggtccataattgtcaatgaactaaaaaaatgaCTGAAACTTTAGGTGGCGGGTAAGCGTTTAGCGTTTATTTAGCGTTTCTGAAATCAATAAATTTAGCAATTATTCCTAAACATTATGTAATTAGTCAgttaaatattcaaaaaatatcggacgcacactacactgacgcgttttgaactcaaccagagctcatcttcagagcaacacaaacgtaCACCGTGCTACCGGTGCTGCCAGATTAacatctaataataataaaccacaCACAACCAACGTCAAACACCCACCAAacatctgatagcatggtgaaAGGTTATGTTGCTcttaagatgagctctggttgatttcgaaacgcgtcagtgtagtggtggtggtggtttgtgtgattggtatgtgttcttacagtgtggaggtgtaggaactgcatgaacacgcatatcttgcataaacgtagctagatcataagatcgcgggtaagcaaataaactattttagttcattgatatggaactccgcaaagtaacgccttattcaataaattagagaCAGCAATGATAGAAACCCCAATAAGTTACAGACCTATCCTTTCTTTTCAGAATCCTGACAAGATCATCGGCAAGTTCCTTTCAGTCCCGGACCCAGAGAGCACGCAGATTATAAGCTGCCGTGGTGACAACGACACCGTAACGCACTCCAATCCTGAAGACAAGCCAGCCCTGACCTTCCTTTGGCAGGCACCCACGGATTTTCTCGGAGGAGTCGAGTTCAGGTAACATCCTTACTACCTTCACCCCGGACAGTCACAGCATTAGGTAggtaatatctgccacagcggagcctgcaaaaatatctaacacgtctaCCGGCCCTTGAaacagagtcgtatcagatatttatgcacgcttcgttatgtcagatattgatgctggtgactggaAAGATCATCCATTTTCAAGTATCTATAGATATTTATGAATCCATCTTGGGATACAGTTCTTACAAGCCCAGGGTTGATTGGGAAACACACACTGttcaattgcttcgcaggtgttttccttcatcgaaaagctcatggtaaaattacaaatgcaattctctttaaaaaaagtatcaaaTCCTACTTTATACTAACGGACGAATCGATCTCATCGAATGGGTGAATAAGGGACCCAATGTGAGTGCGAGCTGCAGCGATGGTATGCGTAAAGCCTAGTCGATAAATatgtagagagagagagactaGGTACGAGTACATGTGACTTAGATTACAATCGCTAGAGTAATTTTTGCACAGCACCGCCGATTTCGTCACGCAATGATCGGCCACTAATTTCACTGATCACTGCTGAGTCATGGAAGTAAGAGGCGTGTTGCTACGGTCCATAGTTATATCACTCCATCGGCCACGGCTCCAAGGTCAAGAAAGGCTTTTGACCTTGGCTGTAATGCGAATTCTTGATACGGAACTCGACGGTTCCGCGATTGAGTGGTTTTTGGAATGTTTTGGCAAGGAACTGCGGCAGGAGACATTGGAATCGCTTGCATTCGTAAAAGCGTTGACCGAGAAAATGTCTGCAATTAAATAATTGCAAAAATGTCTTTAGTCAGAGGTATAATTTTTGTCTCAGGTTCtaaaatgtttaattgtttGCATGGTTTAGAGTCAAtacagtacctacagtcaaggaaacaGAATCACGTCCAGGgaggaaccttttcataataactTTCACTGTGATATTTTGGCAAATATATATGGGATGTCAAGATGGCATTAGTAtcacaaagattccaccctggtacgcgattcagtttccttgactttaCCTAAATGTTTATCAAAATCCAGAAGAAAACTGGTTTTGttacaaaatgtaaaataaaagtgaATTGTGTGCGATATGATGCGATGGAAATACTACAGTCAAAGTTGACTAAAGTTGCGCAACACTAGTCTTATAAAAATACCATttcgacaaaaaaatattcaccaAATTCATTGGTTGGTACTGTGACcacaccagcaccaatatctgacgcaacatagcgtgcataaatatctgatacgaccctATTTCTAGGGATGGtaggacgcgtcagatatttttgtacgctccgctGCGGCAGATATAACGAGTACCTAATGCAGATGATGTACCTACAGTACACATAGGTACTAatcatttaattgtttttttttttcagagcaaCAGTAGCCCAAAGCTACGCGATGTTCTGGAAGGGCGTAGAATCTAAAGTGGTGGAGGTAGTGACACCTGACACAGTGGTGACGCAGCCTCCCACCACGCCAACCACGGAGAGATCGACTGTAGTATCCCCTGTCGTTATGGAGTCAAAGGTAAAGAATACCCATAAGTACCCCAAAATTTTGCCAATGCAGTTGTCCTCGTAGATATAAAGTAGCTGATGTAAATATCTGATCAATTTTAGAGCCCTGACTATCAAAGAACTTGTTTATTTCTACCCCGCAGAAACTAGGCAATTTTTCAAGATAAAAATTATCGTATGTCCTTTGCCTCTAAAGCTTTTTCCatggcaaattttaattaaatccgTTTCCTTGGTTTAAGAATAACAGAGTAATAATAGACAGACAATTACTAtcacaattataatataataagtaaggtaatattatattttttgtaatttatgtagttaaaatgaatatttacaaAACCGCCTATACTAAAACTTTGGACCAGagatacacaaaaataaaaggATGTACATTAAAACTAGAGAGACGGCAGCTTAGCGCAGTGAACTAACAAAAACTAACATCTCgtaatttaatctttttttttacagccAAAACCCGTCCCACGCCAGCTGGACACAATCTACCAGGGTTGTGCTGACACAAAGCTTTGCTACGGCGTCCCTGAAAATTGCATTCAAACCGGCAACTGCAAAGCCATCGTCGCCATCTTCGTCGCTGGAGACAAATACACCTTTGAAATCCAAGGCACTGGCAACCCTAAATATGTCGCAGCTGCTCTAAGCATGGATAATAAGATGGGAGATGACAGTGCCATGGAATGCGTCAGAAGCGACAATGGCAGAGTGAATTTATTCACCTCATGGACTTACCCAAAGGTTGACCCGTATGTGCGGAGATCTGACTCCCCGCAGGATATAGTTCAGCTGATTGAGTCTTCATTTATCGAAGGCAAATTGTACTGTAAATTCACGAGGGATGCGGAATCCACAGTTATGGGACAGACGTTTAATTTAATGACGAATAAGTACAATCTCATGGTCGTGTCTGGAGATAGCATGAAAGGTAAATCCAATCCTTAATTTAACAGTAGATTTTAGTTTTGCTGGTTGTAGCTCCTTGTCCAATGGATGGATCCAAATCGCTACCACCGACTTATTTGCTAATCCTCTTGTCAAAAAGCGCTTGTGCTGCTTTGTGTCCCCAGCGTGGacagtaaggcagccggtgaaattactggccaaTTAGTCCTCTAGGCTGGTAAGGCATTTGCAATCTGGTTGTCCAAGAGCGGTGAGGCTCAGGTACATATCAAGTGAACCACTTGCTTATTTACACAAATAACTAATTTCAAGTTTGAAGTCCAAAAACTCCAATATGCAAATATTCTTTGACCAGAAAGTTGTTCCTTGGTACACGCCACATACCCTATACTATAAATTATTGACGTAGTGGTGGTATCATAGTTACCAGTGTGGTGGGAGTGCGATGCCACAACAGAAAAATCTCTTTCTTAAGCTGATGATATGCTTAAGGACCCGAATACCACAatacaatcatcatcccagcctatatacgtcccattactgggcacaggcctcctctcagaacaagagggcttgggccataacaacacaatacaataatatttattgcacaccaacac
It contains:
- the LOC141440260 gene encoding putative ferric-chelate reductase 1 homolog: MLPRKRSRSLMTLALMVLIQSSEQHGSGAPPGSCLDQLPRHPEIMPQTTVPPYLVVPSTSLVRQGDTIKVTIGSQVGAPVPIGGFILQAREVQNPDKIIGKFLSVPDPESTQIISCRGDNDTVTHSNPEDKPALTFLWQAPTDFLGGVEFRATVAQSYAMFWKGVESKVVEVVTPDTVVTQPPTTPTTERSTVVSPVVMESKPKPVPRQLDTIYQGCADTKLCYGVPENCIQTGNCKAIVAIFVAGDKYTFEIQGTGNPKYVAAALSMDNKMGDDSAMECVRSDNGRVNLFTSWTYPKVDPYVRRSDSPQDIVQLIESSFIEGKLYCKFTRDAESTVMGQTFNLMTNKYNLMVVSGDSMKDADRVGFHSLAYESTGEPLALSSVGEAAGASKLLLKLHGSFMIAAWLGAASLGILLARYFRQTWVGKQLGGKDIWFAYHRILMVLTWLLTVVGFILIVVEVGGWSTTGDNPHAITGIVTVILCFIQPIGAYFRPHPGTKQRPVFNWLHWLVGNSAHILGIATIFLAVYLQKAELPAWSVFVLAAFVAFHVLVHLVLSLTVCVAEGKISRSPVNVFPMKDMMGQPRQATQLDRSIDAPFSSFRRLLLGIYAPIVLIFVVAMICLVALAPIGETYNTIMGA